In a single window of the Desulfovibrio sp. TomC genome:
- a CDS encoding MBL fold metallo-hydrolase, which translates to MELTVLIDNNTLTDNYLLGEPALSLYMEEGGTRVLLDCGYSDAACRNAARLGIDLAAIDAVALSHGHNDHTWGLVPLVACLTEQAAKGHPGRKPRLVAHPEALAPRRIAPGEPIGSLLGCEALEQCFDLTLSADPVPLTDRLLFLGEIPRLLPFETARPIGERHGLQGLVPDELPDDTALAYRSDDGLVIITGCSHAGICNIVEHARRVTGVRRVAAVIGGLHLLANDPALFAATADYLHRAGLAALYPCHCTGLAAKLALARIVPVHEVGSGLRLSFA; encoded by the coding sequence ATGGAACTCACGGTCCTTATCGACAACAACACGCTGACCGACAACTATCTGCTCGGTGAGCCGGCCTTGTCGCTTTATATGGAAGAGGGCGGGACCCGGGTGCTCCTTGATTGCGGCTACTCCGACGCCGCCTGCCGCAACGCCGCCCGGCTCGGCATTGATCTGGCCGCCATCGACGCGGTGGCCCTGTCCCATGGCCACAACGACCACACCTGGGGCCTTGTGCCCCTCGTGGCCTGCCTGACCGAACAGGCCGCCAAGGGACATCCTGGCCGCAAACCCCGGCTGGTGGCCCATCCCGAGGCCCTGGCCCCGCGCCGGATCGCACCCGGCGAACCCATCGGCTCCCTGCTTGGCTGCGAAGCCCTGGAACAGTGTTTTGACCTCACCCTGTCCGCCGACCCTGTGCCGCTGACCGATCGGTTGCTCTTTCTCGGTGAAATTCCCCGCCTGCTGCCCTTTGAGACCGCCCGCCCCATCGGTGAACGCCACGGTCTCCAGGGCCTTGTGCCCGACGAGCTGCCCGACGACACCGCCCTGGCTTACCGCAGCGACGACGGGCTGGTCATCATCACCGGCTGTTCCCACGCCGGCATCTGCAACATCGTCGAGCATGCCCGTCGGGTGACCGGCGTGCGCCGGGTGGCCGCCGTCATCGGCGGACTGCATCTGCTCGCCAATGACCCGGCGCTTTTTGCCGCCACCGCCGACTACCTGCACCGGGCCGGTCTGGCCGCCCTCTATCCCTGCCATTGCACCGGACTGGCTGCAAAGCTGGCCCTGGCCCGGATTGTTCCGGTCCATGAGGTCGGCTCCGGGCTGCGTCTTTCTTTCGCCTGA
- a CDS encoding NAD(P)/FAD-dependent oxidoreductase, producing the protein MIETHDAVIIGAGPAGSTAAHVLARKGVRVLVLDKAEFPRDKLCAGLLTWKAVDVLERVYGDTAEGLLASGVFNAAQPGYAIRFRDRIIASGETLYPFHFTSRRVFDKHLLDQAVRAGADVRLGSHVAFVDPLAGVVRLDDGREFRGRYVIGCDGAASLVRRACPFDSAAWKAGMGGALEFSLPRTDPLLAGAVHPDLSADHPTVYAGFLRAGYGWVFPHADRLIIGIGGHSARHGREFRAKLREFVAFLGLPERLADAAKGHGLPYGNYIKTPWHGRTLLAGDAAGLVETLFGEGIYYALHSGELAGEAVSAALTRNADPAAVYGQGLNRDILPELIWSHRLRRVLYASQSWGFLPLLCFVRCGGRLFGEMVHGLRSYRLLLPRAKGPA; encoded by the coding sequence ATGATTGAAACCCACGATGCCGTCATTATCGGGGCCGGCCCGGCCGGGTCCACTGCCGCCCATGTGCTGGCCCGCAAGGGCGTACGCGTCCTGGTGCTGGACAAGGCCGAATTTCCCCGCGACAAGCTGTGCGCCGGGCTGCTCACCTGGAAGGCCGTGGACGTGCTGGAACGGGTCTACGGCGATACGGCCGAAGGCCTGCTCGCTTCCGGCGTGTTCAACGCCGCCCAGCCCGGCTACGCCATCCGCTTCCGGGACCGCATCATTGCCAGCGGCGAGACCCTCTATCCCTTCCATTTCACCAGCCGCCGGGTGTTTGACAAGCATCTGCTCGATCAAGCCGTGCGGGCCGGAGCCGACGTGCGTCTGGGCAGCCATGTCGCCTTTGTCGATCCCCTGGCCGGCGTGGTGCGCTTGGACGACGGCCGGGAATTTCGCGGCCGCTACGTCATCGGCTGCGACGGCGCGGCCAGTCTGGTGCGCCGGGCCTGCCCCTTTGACAGCGCCGCCTGGAAGGCCGGCATGGGCGGGGCCCTGGAATTTTCCCTGCCCCGCACCGATCCGCTTCTGGCCGGGGCCGTCCATCCCGACCTCTCGGCCGACCATCCCACGGTCTATGCCGGTTTTCTGCGGGCCGGCTATGGCTGGGTCTTCCCCCACGCCGACAGGCTCATCATCGGCATCGGCGGGCACAGCGCCCGGCATGGCCGGGAATTTCGGGCCAAACTCCGGGAATTCGTGGCCTTCCTCGGACTGCCGGAGCGACTGGCCGACGCAGCCAAAGGCCACGGACTGCCGTACGGCAACTACATCAAAACGCCCTGGCACGGCCGCACCCTGCTGGCCGGCGACGCGGCCGGGCTGGTCGAAACCCTTTTTGGCGAGGGCATCTATTACGCCCTGCACAGCGGCGAACTGGCCGGCGAGGCGGTCAGCGCCGCGCTGACCCGCAACGCCGATCCGGCCGCGGTCTACGGCCAGGGGCTTAACCGCGACATCCTGCCGGAACTCATCTGGTCGCACCGGCTGCGCCGGGTGCTCTACGCCAGCCAGTCCTGGGGCTTCCTGCCGCTTTTATGCTTTGTCCGATGCGGCGGCCGGCTCTTTGGCGAAATGGTCCACGGCCTGCGCTCCTACCGGCTGCTGCTGCCCCGGGCCAAAGGACCGGCCTGA
- a CDS encoding sensor domain-containing diguanylate cyclase translates to MSADEATPRETESLNKSLFTLKIVLLSTVPIILFSIISITLLIYKMHALNNSVENTTGSSLNIIYTKMLEVKSTDISEKVLFKINTVLDELNILRAAAQQLIDKKASRDIDSEIKTNPWINHGFVYNSEKNWSNLAKSETNISLSVWGYLHDAVGSINRATQEYVALMSPIQMLMQVIGENGVDKGWYYLCGPKETPVMIMTPWAQMPEIFDRLYPGHNAENWWDHFFPGVVEAWNGWLATPDFAIGNFRSQVTVTPLYEDAGGTGLMVTFFAPLWNAARTANFGTAAVDYNIKNILDIVSEEKIGETGFAFLVQSDGNVLGVTDAIAEKLQLSRSTGEATGVAISRYTLRDSRLPELADIAKNIGGVQNFATYQFDDGQENGQFISIKRMLGHNAWAGNGPTITKEALYLVAIVPEEEVFQVKDHILGRINILQRDTLYSLIAVSAVLALLSISVAVWYALQNTRQIRKMSRGISEVGQKRYGMSIDIVAKDDLGELARSFNQMTQDISTAYRQLENYARELEDKVKERTLHLEKANEELQKISTVDGLTQVYNRRHFDKRLEDIWREYARLQHPISLILIDIDYFKRYNDNYGHQSGDTCLCLVAGVLLEHAKRSSDVVARYGGEEFAVITCDTLASTCKLAESMRLAVQSLAIEHAASEKGIVSISLGVSSILPRADGDMGILIKNADMALYESKHNGRDRVSVRLIEPAGAASAAKDAPR, encoded by the coding sequence ATGTCTGCCGACGAAGCGACCCCAAGGGAGACGGAATCTTTGAACAAATCACTATTTACGTTAAAAATTGTTCTATTATCAACAGTTCCCATCATACTTTTTTCAATCATATCCATCACGCTGCTCATTTACAAGATGCATGCACTCAACAACAGCGTTGAAAACACGACTGGAAGCTCTCTCAACATCATTTACACCAAAATGCTTGAGGTTAAAAGCACTGATATTTCCGAGAAAGTCTTATTCAAAATCAATACAGTACTTGACGAACTGAACATCTTGCGCGCAGCCGCCCAACAATTGATTGATAAAAAAGCGTCTCGCGACATCGACAGCGAAATAAAAACAAATCCATGGATCAACCATGGATTTGTGTACAATTCTGAAAAGAACTGGTCAAACCTTGCCAAGTCCGAAACCAACATCAGCCTAAGCGTCTGGGGCTACCTTCACGACGCCGTCGGCTCGATAAACCGAGCCACCCAAGAATACGTGGCCCTCATGTCGCCAATCCAGATGCTCATGCAGGTTATCGGAGAAAACGGCGTGGACAAAGGCTGGTATTACCTCTGCGGTCCCAAGGAAACGCCAGTCATGATCATGACCCCCTGGGCGCAAATGCCGGAAATATTTGACCGACTATATCCGGGGCACAACGCGGAAAACTGGTGGGACCATTTCTTTCCCGGCGTTGTCGAGGCCTGGAACGGGTGGCTTGCGACCCCTGATTTCGCCATCGGCAATTTTCGCAGCCAGGTCACCGTAACGCCCCTTTATGAAGACGCCGGCGGGACAGGCCTGATGGTCACGTTCTTTGCCCCCCTCTGGAATGCGGCCCGGACGGCAAATTTCGGCACAGCAGCCGTGGACTACAACATCAAAAACATCCTGGACATTGTCAGCGAGGAGAAAATCGGCGAGACCGGCTTCGCATTTCTCGTGCAAAGCGACGGCAACGTCTTGGGCGTCACAGACGCCATCGCGGAAAAACTGCAGCTGTCGCGAAGCACTGGCGAGGCAACAGGCGTTGCAATTTCCCGCTATACTCTCAGAGACAGCCGACTCCCCGAGCTGGCTGACATTGCCAAAAATATTGGCGGGGTCCAAAATTTCGCAACATACCAGTTCGACGACGGCCAGGAAAATGGCCAGTTCATCTCCATCAAGCGCATGCTTGGCCACAATGCCTGGGCGGGAAACGGCCCTACAATAACAAAAGAGGCCCTCTATCTTGTGGCAATTGTTCCAGAGGAAGAAGTTTTTCAAGTAAAAGATCATATTCTTGGCAGAATCAATATCCTTCAGCGAGACACCCTCTACTCGCTTATAGCCGTCTCGGCGGTTCTGGCCCTTCTGAGCATCTCCGTCGCAGTTTGGTATGCACTCCAGAACACTCGCCAGATACGGAAAATGTCACGAGGAATTTCCGAGGTCGGTCAAAAACGATACGGCATGTCTATCGACATCGTCGCCAAGGATGATCTTGGCGAGCTGGCGCGCTCCTTTAATCAAATGACGCAGGATATCAGCACAGCCTACCGGCAGCTTGAAAACTACGCGCGCGAACTTGAAGACAAGGTCAAAGAACGCACGCTGCATCTTGAGAAAGCAAATGAAGAACTGCAAAAGATCAGCACAGTCGATGGATTGACGCAAGTATACAATCGAAGGCACTTCGACAAACGTCTTGAGGATATATGGCGAGAATATGCCCGGCTCCAGCACCCTATTTCGCTCATCCTGATTGATATAGATTATTTCAAAAGATACAATGACAACTACGGCCATCAGTCGGGGGATACCTGCCTCTGCCTTGTCGCCGGCGTGCTGCTGGAACATGCAAAACGGAGCAGTGATGTCGTCGCCCGCTACGGAGGCGAAGAATTCGCTGTCATTACCTGCGACACGCTTGCATCAACCTGCAAACTTGCTGAATCCATGCGCCTTGCCGTGCAGTCGCTTGCCATTGAGCATGCTGCTTCTGAAAAAGGAATCGTTTCGATCAGTCTGGGGGTCTCCTCGATCCTGCCCAGGGCCGACGGGGATATGGGCATTCTCATCAAGAATGCGGACATGGCCCTGTATGAAAGCAAGCATAACGGCCGGGACAGGGTCAGTGTCCGCCTTATTGAACCAGCAGGCGCAGCGTCCGCCGCCAAGGACGCACCCAGGTAA
- a CDS encoding HAD family hydrolase: MQKPLFDAAVFDFDGTLAELVLDFTAMKAQVGRVAAGFLPDVPTPNGLPALEYVRFLAEAIGRDSPQAAARFELFAARAIMDQEIEAARAARLFDATRPALAALARSGIKIGIITRNCRAAVDIVFPDAADFAGVILARDDARHVKPDPRHLLDALACLDVPPARALMVGDHPMDVATGKAAGVRTAALASGRIPLAELARHDPDYLADDVAALVVLLA; the protein is encoded by the coding sequence ATGCAAAAGCCCCTGTTTGATGCGGCCGTATTCGATTTCGACGGCACCCTGGCCGAACTGGTCCTCGATTTTACGGCCATGAAGGCCCAGGTGGGCCGCGTGGCGGCTGGCTTTTTGCCCGACGTGCCCACGCCAAACGGCCTGCCGGCCCTGGAATATGTCCGGTTTCTGGCCGAGGCCATCGGTCGGGATTCGCCCCAGGCCGCTGCCCGGTTCGAGCTGTTCGCCGCCCGGGCCATCATGGACCAGGAGATCGAGGCCGCCCGCGCCGCCCGGCTCTTTGACGCCACCCGTCCGGCCCTGGCCGCCCTGGCCCGGTCCGGAATCAAGATCGGCATCATCACCCGCAACTGCCGGGCCGCCGTGGACATCGTTTTCCCCGACGCCGCCGACTTTGCCGGGGTGATCCTGGCCCGCGACGACGCCCGCCACGTCAAACCCGATCCCCGCCATCTCCTCGACGCCCTGGCGTGTCTGGACGTGCCGCCCGCCCGGGCGCTCATGGTCGGGGACCATCCCATGGACGTGGCCACGGGCAAGGCCGCCGGCGTCCGCACCGCCGCCCTGGCCAGCGGCCGCATTCCCCTGGCCGAACTGGCCCGCCACGACCCGGACTATCTGGCCGACGATGTGGCCGCGTTGGTGGTCCTGCTGGCGTAG
- the malQ gene encoding 4-alpha-glucanotransferase, whose amino-acid sequence MQRRASGVLMHITSLPSRFGIGDFGPGARRFARFLTQSSQSYWQILPLTPTSTYIGNSPYSSDSAFAVNPLLISPEQLVADGWLTTEEIEAAAVAGNPAVADYEQAQVKKDALLRLAFGKNRERVGLDAGFTIFCRDEAGWLDDYALFRAAKREHGEAGFGDWPKALRDRDARELSALSQRMAEEIEYVRFVQYLADGQWKALRAELRQADIQVIGDMPIYVTEDSADVWANPGLFKLGPDRRPVLVAGVPPDYFSETGQRWGNPVYDWPAHEASGFAWWLRRMERTLALYDIVRLDHFRGFEAYWEIPASEKTAVRGEWVKAPGRALFTALTRRFPALPLIAEDLGVITAEVRELMQDFGFPGMRVLQFAFGSSLAVNRDAPHNYSRNSVAYTGTHDNNTTLGWARSESGSEALESLYAYLGRQIPHEEVPWALLRLVMASAASKVVVPMQDLLCLGEGARMNMPSVAKGNWSWRAVDDQFEPAIAARLRAMTGIFGRNH is encoded by the coding sequence ATGCAGCGTAGAGCCAGCGGCGTGCTCATGCACATCACCTCGCTTCCGTCCCGGTTCGGTATTGGCGACTTCGGTCCGGGGGCGCGGCGGTTCGCCCGATTTTTGACCCAGTCGTCCCAGTCGTACTGGCAGATTCTGCCGCTGACGCCGACGTCGACCTATATAGGCAATTCGCCCTACAGCAGTGATTCGGCCTTTGCCGTGAATCCGCTCTTGATCAGCCCCGAGCAGTTGGTTGCGGACGGCTGGTTGACGACGGAGGAGATCGAGGCGGCGGCCGTGGCGGGAAATCCGGCCGTGGCCGATTACGAACAGGCGCAAGTGAAGAAAGACGCCCTGTTGCGGCTGGCTTTTGGCAAGAACCGGGAGCGGGTGGGGCTGGATGCCGGCTTCACGATATTTTGCCGGGACGAAGCCGGCTGGCTGGATGATTACGCCCTGTTCCGGGCGGCCAAGCGGGAGCATGGCGAGGCCGGGTTTGGCGATTGGCCCAAGGCGTTGCGCGACCGCGACGCCAGGGAGCTGTCCGCCTTGTCCCAGCGCATGGCCGAAGAGATCGAGTATGTCCGGTTCGTGCAATATCTGGCTGACGGGCAGTGGAAGGCGCTTCGGGCCGAACTGCGCCAGGCCGACATCCAGGTCATTGGCGACATGCCCATTTATGTTACCGAGGACAGCGCCGACGTCTGGGCCAATCCCGGCCTGTTCAAGCTCGGTCCGGACAGGCGGCCGGTCCTGGTGGCCGGCGTGCCGCCGGATTATTTCAGCGAGACAGGGCAGCGCTGGGGCAATCCGGTCTACGATTGGCCGGCCCATGAAGCGAGCGGCTTTGCCTGGTGGCTGCGACGCATGGAGCGCACCCTGGCCCTCTATGACATCGTCCGTCTGGACCATTTCCGGGGCTTTGAGGCCTATTGGGAGATCCCGGCCAGCGAGAAGACGGCCGTTCGGGGCGAGTGGGTCAAGGCTCCGGGCCGGGCGCTTTTTACGGCCCTGACCCGGCGGTTTCCGGCCCTGCCGCTCATTGCCGAGGATTTGGGCGTCATTACCGCCGAGGTGCGCGAACTCATGCAGGATTTCGGCTTTCCCGGCATGCGCGTGCTTCAGTTCGCCTTTGGTTCAAGCCTCGCCGTGAACCGCGACGCGCCGCATAATTACAGCCGAAACAGCGTGGCCTACACCGGCACCCACGACAACAACACCACCCTGGGCTGGGCGCGCAGCGAATCCGGCAGCGAGGCTCTGGAGTCGCTTTACGCCTATCTCGGCCGGCAGATTCCCCATGAGGAAGTGCCTTGGGCCTTGCTGCGTCTGGTCATGGCCAGCGCGGCCTCCAAGGTGGTCGTGCCCATGCAGGATCTTTTGTGCCTGGGCGAGGGCGCGCGCATGAACATGCCGTCGGTGGCCAAGGGCAACTGGAGCTGGCGGGCCGTGGACGACCAGTTCGAGCCGGCCATTGCCGCGCGGCTGAGGGCCATGACCGGAATTTTCGGCCGCAACCATTGA
- the glgB gene encoding 1,4-alpha-glucan branching protein GlgB: protein MWDTTPPRHDISRLTEHDIYLFKQGNHFDLPDKLGSALMTVDGQPGAHFAVWAPNAKAVSVVGDFNGWEPERHPMAVRHDASGIYECFIPGLGKGAHYKYHITSAVADYRADKGDPFAFYWETSPNTASIVWDLDHAWNDAAWMASRQDKNGFAAPVSIYEVHLGSFRRVHEDRYRSLSYIEMADHLTEHVLRAGFTHVEFLPIMEHPFFGSWGYQTLGYFAPTSRFGTPQDFMTLIDRLHQNGIGVVLDWVPSHFPADGYGLSFFDGTHLFEHADPRKGYHPDWNCYIFNTGRFEVRAFLISSALFWLKHYHIDALRVDAVASMLYLDYSRREGEWIPNSHGGHENLENIDFLRRLNEMTYTRFPDTETMAEESTSWPMVSRPPYLGGLGFGMKWNMGWMHDTLAYFAFDPIFRKYHHGQLTFAIWYAFTENFVLPLSHDEVVYGKGSLLSKMPGDDWRRFANLRLLYGFMYGHPGKKLLFMGGEFGQWQEWNHDAELQWELLESPPHQGILQWVADLNRLYRTETALHERDFKAEGFEWIDYRDTEASVLAFLRHGKTPGDMVLVVLNFTPVPRENYRVGVPVPGLWRELVNSDARSYGGSGLGNAGAVMADTIESFGRPHSLTLTLPPLGAVFLKPA, encoded by the coding sequence ATGTGGGACACAACCCCGCCCCGTCACGATATTTCGCGCCTTACCGAACACGATATCTACCTGTTTAAGCAGGGGAACCACTTCGATCTGCCCGACAAGCTCGGCTCCGCCCTGATGACCGTGGACGGCCAGCCCGGCGCCCATTTCGCGGTCTGGGCGCCCAATGCCAAAGCCGTCTCCGTGGTTGGCGATTTCAACGGCTGGGAACCCGAACGCCATCCCATGGCCGTGCGCCACGATGCTTCGGGCATTTACGAATGTTTCATCCCGGGACTCGGCAAGGGCGCGCACTACAAGTACCACATCACCTCCGCCGTGGCCGATTACCGGGCCGACAAGGGCGACCCCTTCGCCTTTTACTGGGAAACCTCGCCCAACACGGCCTCCATTGTCTGGGACCTTGACCACGCCTGGAACGATGCCGCCTGGATGGCTTCGCGCCAGGACAAAAACGGTTTTGCCGCGCCCGTCTCCATCTACGAGGTCCACCTCGGCTCCTTTCGCCGCGTCCACGAGGACCGCTACCGCTCCCTGTCCTATATCGAGATGGCCGACCACCTGACCGAACACGTGCTGCGGGCCGGCTTTACCCACGTCGAGTTCCTGCCCATCATGGAGCACCCCTTCTTCGGCTCCTGGGGCTACCAGACCCTGGGCTACTTTGCCCCGACCAGCCGTTTCGGCACGCCGCAAGACTTTATGACCCTCATTGACCGGCTGCACCAAAACGGCATCGGCGTGGTCCTCGACTGGGTCCCCTCCCATTTCCCGGCCGACGGCTATGGCCTGTCTTTTTTCGACGGCACCCATCTCTTCGAGCACGCCGATCCCCGCAAGGGCTACCATCCCGACTGGAACTGTTACATCTTCAATACCGGCCGGTTCGAAGTCCGCGCCTTCCTTATTTCCAGTGCGCTCTTTTGGCTCAAGCACTACCACATCGACGCCCTGCGCGTGGACGCCGTGGCCTCCATGCTCTACCTCGACTACTCCCGCCGCGAGGGCGAATGGATTCCCAACAGTCATGGCGGCCACGAAAATCTGGAAAACATCGACTTTTTGCGCCGCTTGAATGAAATGACCTACACCCGCTTCCCGGACACCGAAACCATGGCCGAGGAATCCACCTCCTGGCCCATGGTCTCGCGCCCGCCCTACCTCGGGGGCCTCGGGTTCGGCATGAAGTGGAACATGGGCTGGATGCACGATACCCTGGCCTACTTCGCCTTCGACCCCATCTTTCGCAAATACCACCACGGCCAGCTTACCTTTGCCATCTGGTACGCCTTTACGGAAAATTTCGTCCTGCCCCTGTCCCACGACGAAGTGGTCTACGGCAAAGGCAGCCTGCTCTCCAAGATGCCCGGCGACGACTGGCGGCGCTTTGCCAACCTGCGCCTGCTCTACGGATTCATGTACGGCCACCCCGGCAAGAAGCTGCTCTTTATGGGCGGCGAGTTCGGCCAGTGGCAGGAATGGAACCACGACGCCGAACTGCAATGGGAACTCCTCGAATCGCCGCCCCACCAGGGCATCCTGCAATGGGTGGCCGACCTCAACCGTCTGTATCGCACCGAGACGGCCCTGCACGAACGCGACTTCAAGGCCGAAGGCTTCGAGTGGATCGATTACCGCGACACGGAAGCCAGCGTCCTGGCCTTCCTGCGCCACGGCAAGACACCCGGCGACATGGTGCTCGTGGTGCTCAATTTCACCCCCGTGCCCCGCGAGAACTACCGCGTCGGCGTGCCCGTCCCGGGGCTTTGGCGCGAACTCGTAAACAGCGACGCCCGCAGCTACGGCGGCTCGGGACTCGGCAACGCCGGAGCCGTCATGGCCGACACGATCGAGAGCTTTGGCCGGCCCCATTCCCTGACCCTGACACTGCCGCCGCTCGGCGCGGTGTTTCTGAAGCCGGCGTAG
- a CDS encoding SH3 domain-containing protein: protein MKTRLLPAFALLLLLAVVSVGCSVSIDLTPPPSAGYVRVVSVESVYIRSCPSTSCDVRTVVFRGQAVRVYEYQNGWARVTLLESGATGWMDAHYLRNP, encoded by the coding sequence ATGAAAACACGTCTGTTGCCGGCCTTTGCCCTGCTCCTGCTGCTCGCCGTCGTCAGCGTCGGTTGCAGCGTCTCCATTGACCTGACCCCGCCGCCCTCCGCCGGCTATGTCCGGGTGGTCAGCGTCGAATCGGTGTATATCCGCAGCTGCCCGTCCACGAGCTGCGATGTGCGCACCGTGGTGTTTCGCGGCCAGGCCGTGCGGGTGTACGAATATCAGAACGGCTGGGCTCGCGTGACCTTGCTCGAATCCGGGGCCACAGGCTGGATGGACGCCCACTATCTGCGCAATCCCTAA